A stretch of Henckelia pumila isolate YLH828 chromosome 4, ASM3356847v2, whole genome shotgun sequence DNA encodes these proteins:
- the LOC140862779 gene encoding uncharacterized protein — MGNDKLECMENSIKRGHGRGRCRPPKRNKSVSAPLKRVPSKKSRNGRISLWEGLLECKPEGSCAWIVGGDFNVIEDPLEHSLGAVSRPTCMQDFSEFIVDAGLIDAGYVGSKYTWTNRRIWKRLDRVLISSNWSEYFNSFKVEHLHRGSSDHCPLQISAPFLPNLVSSFRFQNMWVLHPEFLQTVRLNCNFPCSGKGMFRMVAKLKRLKDHLKWWNKEVFGNVMDKARDLESLVADAEYLFDNVPSDSNRIVLSLSKANLSLGLSKEEAFWKQKAAC, encoded by the exons ATGGGTAATGATAAACTCGAGTGCATGGAGAATTCTATAAAACGAGGTCATGGTCGTGGTCGTTGTAGACCTCctaaaagaaacaaatcagTTTCTGCGCCATTAAAGAGAGTTCCTTCAAAAAAATCCAG GAATGGGAGAATTTCTCTTTGGGAAGGTTTATTGGAGTGTAAACCAGAGGGAAGTTGCGCCTGGATTGTTGGAGGGGATTTCAATGTtattgaagatcctttagaacATTCTTTGGGAGCAGTTAGCAGACCAACATGTATGcaagatttttctgaatttattGTGGATGCTGGTTTGATTGATGCAGGTTATGTGGGGTCGAAGTATACGTGGACTAATAGGCGTATTTGGAAGCGATTGGACAGAGTTCTGATTTCTTCAAATTGGTCTGAATATTTCAATTCGTTTAAAGTAGAACATCTTCATAGGGGCTCGTCAGATCATTGTCCGTTGCAAATCTCTGCTCCTTTTTTGCCGAATCTAGTCTCTTCGTTCCGTTTTCAGAATATGTGGGTTCTTCATCCGGAATTCTTACAGACAGTGAGATTGAACTGTAATTTTCCTTGTTCTGGTAAGGGTATGTTTCGTATGGTTGCTAAATTGAAACGcctaaaagatcatctgaagtGGTGGAATAAAGAGGTGTTCGGAAATGTTATGGATAAAGCCCGGGATTTGGAGTCTCTGGTTGCTGATGCTGAATATTTATTTGATAATGTGCCTTCTGATTCTAATAGAATTGTTCTGTCTCTATCTAAGGCTAATCTTTCTTTGGGGCTTTCAAAGGAGGAGGCTTTTTGGAAACAAAAAGCAGCTTGTTAA